The Arachis hypogaea cultivar Tifrunner chromosome 14, arahy.Tifrunner.gnm2.J5K5, whole genome shotgun sequence genome has a segment encoding these proteins:
- the LOC112744528 gene encoding receptor-like protein EIX1 isoform X2 has translation MLGVMMMNGVVYVVLMVQVLAWTSSAAVVASGKCIESERQALLSLKRGFNVTDDDDWLSSWGDGEQQKECCIWEGVKCSNVTGHVLMLHLHGYHFAGSISPSLGELHHLKYLDLSGNRFTHTPSLPPFIGSLTFLTHLDLSSCYFGGKMPPQLGNLLSLEHLDPSYNAFTGTIPSQFKNISRLQYLDLDSLYMMSSDLQWLSELSILRYLSLAWVNLSGASNWQQQVSSLSHLQYLDLHGCNLVDSVSISSPANFSTSLSFVDVSNNSLRDASLMFPWLMNSTGRLEELNLANNELKGQIPVSLFHSCNLVELDLSKNNLIGDFHEYIREFSRCAHKPLKFLDMGWNEITGMVPDLSHSQLQSLHVLRLDNNRLSGTIHEGIGQLSNLTHLNLGNNFLTGLITEAHFSRLSTLYTLDLSHNALAFNVSVDWIPPFNLINIYLARCKLGPDFPTWLHTQTMIDYLDISCAGISSTVPNWFWEPLPQMMYLNISHNCFRGKIEGPILPAIVSDQGLSIDLSFNLFEGPIPAFLSTASQTFFSNNIFSIADPLLCANSTKYMRFMDLSNNDLRGELSDCWRGFELLVVLDLSNNQLYGNMPKSLGSLRNIQSIQFEGNNFSGEIPSSLNNCTQLQIFDVADNKLSGRIPSWIGDNIPNLLVLSLRSNNFHDPLLCANSTKYMRFMDLSNNDLRGELSDYWMSFELLVVLDLSNNQFYGNMPKSLGSLRNIKSIHLGGNNFSGEIPSSLNNCTQLQVFDVAGNKLSGRIPSWIGDNIPNLLVLNLHSNNFHGNIPLSMCNLHELHVFDLSLNTLSGNIPKCICNLSAMATLANSNATITDNFTIGIYNDSTSLIWKGKMSKYRSTLGFLRSIDFSSNRLTGKIPSEMMTLIGLVSLNLSRNLFSGHIPPTIGQLKSIDFLDLSRNHLSGTIPSQLAQIDRLSVLDLSYNDLSGEIPLGTQLQTRDASDYAGNPKLCGAPLNNTCPIHGHQISEHDADGDDDEQFVSEGFYIAMAAGFVMAFWGVCFSLILKKSWRYAYFKLLSDVYDKLYVFTAIKVAKLKRIRSQI, from the exons ATGCTTGGAGTGATGATGATGAATGGTGTAGTTTATGTGGTGTTGATGGTGCAGGTACTTGCATGGACGAGCAGTGCAGCGGTGGTGGCAAGTGGGAAGTGCATTGAGAGTGAAAGGCAAGCTCTGCTTTCTCTCAAACGTGGCTTCAATGTGACCGATGATGATGATTGGCTGTCTTCATGGGGAGATGGGGAGCAGCAGAAGGAGTGTTGCATCTGGGAAGGCGTCAAGTGCAGCAATGTAACTGGCCATGTTCTCATGCTTCATCTCCATGGTTATCACTTTGCTGGCTCCATAAGTCCATCACTGGGTGAGTTACATCATTTGAAGTATTTGGACCTTAGTGGTAATCGTTTTACTCACACCCCATCCCTCCCTCCTTTCATTGGCTCTTTAACCTTTTTAACACATCTCGATCTCTCTTCTTGTTACTTTGGTGGAAAAATGCCACCCCAACTTGGAAATCTCTTATCCTTGGAACATCTTGATCCAAGTTACAATGCATTCACCGGAACCATTCCTAGtcaattcaaaaatatttcccGTTTGCAGTATCTTGACCTTGATTCCTTGTACATGATGAGTTCTGATTTACAATGGCTATCTGAACTTTCAATCCTGAGGTATCTTTCGCTTGCTTGGGTGAATCTAAGTGGTGCCAGCAATTGGCAACAACAAGTGAGTAGCCTTTCTCATCTTCAATATTTAGACTTGCATGGTTGCAATCTTGTTGATTCCGTGTCCATTTCATCCCCCGCTAATTTCTCCACTTCTCTGTCTTTTGTGGATGTCTCTAACAACTCTCTAAGGGATGCATCCTTGATGTTCCCATGGTTAATGAATTCCACTGGTAGGCTTGAGGAGTTAAATCTTGCAAATAATGAGCTCAAAGGCCAAATACCTGTATCCTTGTTTCATAGTTGCAATTTGGTAGAACTAGACCTATCCAAGAACAACTTGATAGGGGACTTTCATGAATATATTCGAGAGTTTTCTCGTTGTGCTCATAAACCCTTAAAATTCTTGGATATGGGATGGAATGAAATTACGGGGATGGTGCCTGACCTCTCTCACTCTCAGCTTCAATCTTTGCATGTGTTACGACTTGATAACAACAGGTTAAGTGGAACTATACATGAAGGTATTGGACAACTATCCAACTTAACTCACTTAAACCTTGGGAATAACTTCCTGACAGGTTTGATAACTGAAGCTCATTTCTCAAGACTTTCCACTCTTTACACTTTGGATTTGTCTCATAATGCATTGGCTTTTAATGTTAGCGTCGATTGGATTCCCcctttcaatttaattaacatttATTTGGCCCGTTGCAAGTTGGGGCCTGACTTTCCAACATGGCTTCATACCCAAACCATGATTGACTATTTGGATATTTCCTGTGCTGGAATTTCTAGCACTGTTCCAAATTGGTTTTGGGAACCTCTTCCTCAGATGATGTATTTGAATATTTCTCATAACTGTTTTCGAGGAAAAATTGAAGGCCCAATTCTACCAGCTATTGTTTCTGACCAAGGTCTTTCAATTGATTTGAGCTTCAATTTATTTGAAGGCCCAATTCCAGCATTCCTTTCAACTGCTTCTCAAACTTTTTTCTCCAATAACATATTTTCAATTGCAGATCCTCTTTTATGTGCAAACTCGACCAAATACATGAGATTTATGGATTTGTCAAACAACGATCTAAGAGGAGAACTTTCGGATTGTTGGAGGGGTTTTGAGTTATTGGTCGTCCTAGATTTATCCAATAATCAGTTGTATGGAAATATGCCAAAATCTCTGGGGTCTTTAAGAAATATCCAGTCAATACAATTTGAAGGCAATAATTTTTCAGGAGAGATACCATCATCCCTGAATAATTGCACACAACTACAAATTTTTGATGTTGCAGATAATAAGTTGTCAGGAAGAATACCAAGCTGGATTGGAGATAATATTCCAAACCTACTTGTACTTAGCTTACGTTCCAATAATTTTCATG ATCCTCTTTTATGTGCAAACTCGACCAAATACATGAGATTTATGGATTTGTCAAACAACGACCTTAGAGGAGAACTTTCGGATTATTGGATGAGTTTTGAGTTATTGGTCGTCCTAGATTTATCCAATAATCAGTTTTATGGAAACATGCCAAAATCTTTGGGGTCATTAAGAAATATCAAGTCAATACATTTAGGAGGGAATAATTTTTCAGGAGAGATACCATCATCCTTGAATAATTGCACACAACTACAAGTTTTTGATGTTGCAGGTAATAAGTTGTCAGGAAGAATACCAAGCTGGATTGGAGATAATATTCCAAACCTACTTGTACTTAACTTACATTCCAATAATTTTCATGGTAACATTCCATTAAGCATGTGCAATCTTCATGAACTCCATGTCTTTGACCTCTCTCTCAATACTCTCTCTGGCAATATACCTAAATGCATATGTAATCTTTCTGCTATGGCCACTCTTGCAAATTCAAATGCAACCATTACCGATAATTTTACCATCGGAATTTATAATGATAGCACATCACTCATATGGAAAGGAAAAATGTCAAAATATAGAAGCACCCTGGGATTCTTGAGAAGTATTGATTTCTCCAGCAACAGATTAACAGGGAAAATACCAAGTGAGATGATGACTCTTATTGGCTTGGTTTCTTTAAATCTTTCAAGGAATTTGTTTAGTGGACACATTCCTCCAACTATTGGACAGCTGAAGTCAATAGATTTTCTTGATCTATCCAGAAATCATTTGTCAGGAACAATTCCTTCACAGCTTGCTCAGATTGACCGTCTCAGTGTTCTTGACTTGTCATACAATGATTTATCTGGAGAAATCCCACTTGGCACGCAACTTCAAACTAGGGATGCTTCTGATTATGCAGGAAATCCAAAACTTTGTGGTGCTCCCCTCAACAATACTTGTCCCATTCATGGTCACCAGATCAGTGAACATGAtgctgatggtgatgatgatgaacaaTTTGTAAGCGAGGGGTTCTACATTGCTATGGCTGCTGGATTTGTTATGGCATTTTGGGGAGTTTGCTTCTCATTGATTTTGAAGAAATCTTGGAGATATGCTTATTTCAAGTTGTTGAGTGATGTCTATGACAAGCTCTATGTATTTACAGCGATCAAGGTGGCCAAGCTGAAAAGGATCAGATCTCAAATATGA
- the LOC112744528 gene encoding uncharacterized protein isoform X8 translates to MLGVMMMNGVVYVVLMVQVLAWTSSAAVVASGKCIESERQALLSLKRGFNVTDDDDWLSSWGDGEQQKECCIWEGVKCSNVTGHVLMLHLHGYHFAGSISPSLDPLLCANSTKYMRFMDLSNNDLRGELSDCWRGFELLVVLDLSNNQLYGNMPKSLGSLRNIQSIQFEGNNFSGEIPSSLNNCTQLQIFDVADNKLSGRIPSWIGDNIPNLLVLSLRSNNFHGNIPLSMCNLHKLHVLDLSLNILSGNICIYPLLCANSTKYMRFMDLSNNDLRGELSDYWMSFELLVVLDLSNNQFYGNMPKSLGSLRNIKSIHLGGNNFSGEIPSSLNNCTQLQVFDVAGNKLSGRIPSWIGDNIPNLLVLNLHSNNFHGNIPLSMCNLHELHVFDLSLNTLSGNIPKCICNLSAMATLANSNATITDNFTIGIYNDSTSLIWKGKMSKYRSTLGFLRSIDFSSNRLTGKIPSEMMTLIGLVSLNLSRNLFSGHIPPTIGQLKSIDFLDLSRNHLSGTIPSQLAQIDRLSVLDLSYNDLSGEIPLGTQLQTRDASDYAGNPKLCGAPLNNTCPIHGHQISEHDADGDDDEQFVSEGFYIAMAAGFVMAFWGVCFSLILKKSWRYAYFKLLSDVYDKLYVFTAIKVAKLKRIRSQI, encoded by the exons ATGCTTGGAGTGATGATGATGAATGGTGTAGTTTATGTGGTGTTGATGGTGCAGGTACTTGCATGGACGAGCAGTGCAGCGGTGGTGGCAAGTGGGAAGTGCATTGAGAGTGAAAGGCAAGCTCTGCTTTCTCTCAAACGTGGCTTCAATGTGACCGATGATGATGATTGGCTGTCTTCATGGGGAGATGGGGAGCAGCAGAAGGAGTGTTGCATCTGGGAAGGCGTCAAGTGCAGCAATGTAACTGGCCATGTTCTCATGCTTCATCTCCATGGTTATCACTTTGCTGGCTCCATAAGTCCATCACTGG ATCCTCTTTTATGTGCAAACTCGACCAAATACATGAGATTTATGGATTTGTCAAACAACGATCTAAGAGGAGAACTTTCGGATTGTTGGAGGGGTTTTGAGTTATTGGTCGTCCTAGATTTATCCAATAATCAGTTGTATGGAAATATGCCAAAATCTCTGGGGTCTTTAAGAAATATCCAGTCAATACAATTTGAAGGCAATAATTTTTCAGGAGAGATACCATCATCCCTGAATAATTGCACACAACTACAAATTTTTGATGTTGCAGATAATAAGTTGTCAGGAAGAATACCAAGCTGGATTGGAGATAATATTCCAAACCTACTTGTACTTAGCTTACGTTCCAATAATTTTCATGGTAACATTCCATTAAGCATGTGCAATCTTCATAAACTCCATGTCTTGGACCTCTCTCTCAATATTCTCTCTGGCAATATATGCATAT ATCCTCTTTTATGTGCAAACTCGACCAAATACATGAGATTTATGGATTTGTCAAACAACGACCTTAGAGGAGAACTTTCGGATTATTGGATGAGTTTTGAGTTATTGGTCGTCCTAGATTTATCCAATAATCAGTTTTATGGAAACATGCCAAAATCTTTGGGGTCATTAAGAAATATCAAGTCAATACATTTAGGAGGGAATAATTTTTCAGGAGAGATACCATCATCCTTGAATAATTGCACACAACTACAAGTTTTTGATGTTGCAGGTAATAAGTTGTCAGGAAGAATACCAAGCTGGATTGGAGATAATATTCCAAACCTACTTGTACTTAACTTACATTCCAATAATTTTCATGGTAACATTCCATTAAGCATGTGCAATCTTCATGAACTCCATGTCTTTGACCTCTCTCTCAATACTCTCTCTGGCAATATACCTAAATGCATATGTAATCTTTCTGCTATGGCCACTCTTGCAAATTCAAATGCAACCATTACCGATAATTTTACCATCGGAATTTATAATGATAGCACATCACTCATATGGAAAGGAAAAATGTCAAAATATAGAAGCACCCTGGGATTCTTGAGAAGTATTGATTTCTCCAGCAACAGATTAACAGGGAAAATACCAAGTGAGATGATGACTCTTATTGGCTTGGTTTCTTTAAATCTTTCAAGGAATTTGTTTAGTGGACACATTCCTCCAACTATTGGACAGCTGAAGTCAATAGATTTTCTTGATCTATCCAGAAATCATTTGTCAGGAACAATTCCTTCACAGCTTGCTCAGATTGACCGTCTCAGTGTTCTTGACTTGTCATACAATGATTTATCTGGAGAAATCCCACTTGGCACGCAACTTCAAACTAGGGATGCTTCTGATTATGCAGGAAATCCAAAACTTTGTGGTGCTCCCCTCAACAATACTTGTCCCATTCATGGTCACCAGATCAGTGAACATGAtgctgatggtgatgatgatgaacaaTTTGTAAGCGAGGGGTTCTACATTGCTATGGCTGCTGGATTTGTTATGGCATTTTGGGGAGTTTGCTTCTCATTGATTTTGAAGAAATCTTGGAGATATGCTTATTTCAAGTTGTTGAGTGATGTCTATGACAAGCTCTATGTATTTACAGCGATCAAGGTGGCCAAGCTGAAAAGGATCAGATCTCAAATATGA
- the LOC112744528 gene encoding uncharacterized protein isoform X9: protein MLGVMMMNGVVYVVLMVQVLAWTSSAAVVASGKCIESERQALLSLKRGFNVTDDDDWLSSWGDGEQQKECCIWEGVKCSNVTGHVLMLHLHGYHFAGSISPSLDPLLCANSTKYMRFMDLSNNDLRGELSDCWRGFELLVVLDLSNNQLYGNMPKSLGSLRNIQSIQFEGNNFSGEIPSSLNNCTQLQIFDVADNKLSGRIPSWIGDNIPNLLVLSLRSNNFHDPLLCANSTKYMRFMDLSNNDLRGELSDYWMSFELLVVLDLSNNQFYGNMPKSLGSLRNIKSIHLGGNNFSGEIPSSLNNCTQLQVFDVAGNKLSGRIPSWIGDNIPNLLVLNLHSNNFHGNIPLSMCNLHELHVFDLSLNTLSGNIPKCICNLSAMATLANSNATITDNFTIGIYNDSTSLIWKGKMSKYRSTLGFLRSIDFSSNRLTGKIPSEMMTLIGLVSLNLSRNLFSGHIPPTIGQLKSIDFLDLSRNHLSGTIPSQLAQIDRLSVLDLSYNDLSGEIPLGTQLQTRDASDYAGNPKLCGAPLNNTCPIHGHQISEHDADGDDDEQFVSEGFYIAMAAGFVMAFWGVCFSLILKKSWRYAYFKLLSDVYDKLYVFTAIKVAKLKRIRSQI from the exons ATGCTTGGAGTGATGATGATGAATGGTGTAGTTTATGTGGTGTTGATGGTGCAGGTACTTGCATGGACGAGCAGTGCAGCGGTGGTGGCAAGTGGGAAGTGCATTGAGAGTGAAAGGCAAGCTCTGCTTTCTCTCAAACGTGGCTTCAATGTGACCGATGATGATGATTGGCTGTCTTCATGGGGAGATGGGGAGCAGCAGAAGGAGTGTTGCATCTGGGAAGGCGTCAAGTGCAGCAATGTAACTGGCCATGTTCTCATGCTTCATCTCCATGGTTATCACTTTGCTGGCTCCATAAGTCCATCACTGG ATCCTCTTTTATGTGCAAACTCGACCAAATACATGAGATTTATGGATTTGTCAAACAACGATCTAAGAGGAGAACTTTCGGATTGTTGGAGGGGTTTTGAGTTATTGGTCGTCCTAGATTTATCCAATAATCAGTTGTATGGAAATATGCCAAAATCTCTGGGGTCTTTAAGAAATATCCAGTCAATACAATTTGAAGGCAATAATTTTTCAGGAGAGATACCATCATCCCTGAATAATTGCACACAACTACAAATTTTTGATGTTGCAGATAATAAGTTGTCAGGAAGAATACCAAGCTGGATTGGAGATAATATTCCAAACCTACTTGTACTTAGCTTACGTTCCAATAATTTTCATG ATCCTCTTTTATGTGCAAACTCGACCAAATACATGAGATTTATGGATTTGTCAAACAACGACCTTAGAGGAGAACTTTCGGATTATTGGATGAGTTTTGAGTTATTGGTCGTCCTAGATTTATCCAATAATCAGTTTTATGGAAACATGCCAAAATCTTTGGGGTCATTAAGAAATATCAAGTCAATACATTTAGGAGGGAATAATTTTTCAGGAGAGATACCATCATCCTTGAATAATTGCACACAACTACAAGTTTTTGATGTTGCAGGTAATAAGTTGTCAGGAAGAATACCAAGCTGGATTGGAGATAATATTCCAAACCTACTTGTACTTAACTTACATTCCAATAATTTTCATGGTAACATTCCATTAAGCATGTGCAATCTTCATGAACTCCATGTCTTTGACCTCTCTCTCAATACTCTCTCTGGCAATATACCTAAATGCATATGTAATCTTTCTGCTATGGCCACTCTTGCAAATTCAAATGCAACCATTACCGATAATTTTACCATCGGAATTTATAATGATAGCACATCACTCATATGGAAAGGAAAAATGTCAAAATATAGAAGCACCCTGGGATTCTTGAGAAGTATTGATTTCTCCAGCAACAGATTAACAGGGAAAATACCAAGTGAGATGATGACTCTTATTGGCTTGGTTTCTTTAAATCTTTCAAGGAATTTGTTTAGTGGACACATTCCTCCAACTATTGGACAGCTGAAGTCAATAGATTTTCTTGATCTATCCAGAAATCATTTGTCAGGAACAATTCCTTCACAGCTTGCTCAGATTGACCGTCTCAGTGTTCTTGACTTGTCATACAATGATTTATCTGGAGAAATCCCACTTGGCACGCAACTTCAAACTAGGGATGCTTCTGATTATGCAGGAAATCCAAAACTTTGTGGTGCTCCCCTCAACAATACTTGTCCCATTCATGGTCACCAGATCAGTGAACATGAtgctgatggtgatgatgatgaacaaTTTGTAAGCGAGGGGTTCTACATTGCTATGGCTGCTGGATTTGTTATGGCATTTTGGGGAGTTTGCTTCTCATTGATTTTGAAGAAATCTTGGAGATATGCTTATTTCAAGTTGTTGAGTGATGTCTATGACAAGCTCTATGTATTTACAGCGATCAAGGTGGCCAAGCTGAAAAGGATCAGATCTCAAATATGA
- the LOC112744528 gene encoding receptor-like protein EIX1 isoform X6, producing MFPWLMNSTGRLEELNLANNELKGQIPVSLFHSCNLVELDLSKNNLIGDFHEYIREFSRCAHKPLKFLDMGWNEITGMVPDLSHSQLQSLHVLRLDNNRLSGTIHEGIGQLSNLTHLNLGNNFLTGLITEAHFSRLSTLYTLDLSHNALAFNVSVDWIPPFNLINIYLARCKLGPDFPTWLHTQTMIDYLDISCAGISSTVPNWFWEPLPQMMYLNISHNCFRGKIEGPILPAIVSDQGLSIDLSFNLFEGPIPAFLSTASQTFFSNNIFSIADPLLCANSTKYMRFMDLSNNDLRGELSDCWRGFELLVVLDLSNNQLYGNMPKSLGSLRNIQSIQFEGNNFSGEIPSSLNNCTQLQIFDVADNKLSGRIPSWIGDNIPNLLVLSLRSNNFHDPLLCANSTKYMRFMDLSNNDLRGELSDYWMSFELLVVLDLSNNQFYGNMPKSLGSLRNIKSIHLGGNNFSGEIPSSLNNCTQLQVFDVAGNKLSGRIPSWIGDNIPNLLVLNLHSNNFHGNIPLSMCNLHELHVFDLSLNTLSGNIPKCICNLSAMATLANSNATITDNFTIGIYNDSTSLIWKGKMSKYRSTLGFLRSIDFSSNRLTGKIPSEMMTLIGLVSLNLSRNLFSGHIPPTIGQLKSIDFLDLSRNHLSGTIPSQLAQIDRLSVLDLSYNDLSGEIPLGTQLQTRDASDYAGNPKLCGAPLNNTCPIHGHQISEHDADGDDDEQFVSEGFYIAMAAGFVMAFWGVCFSLILKKSWRYAYFKLLSDVYDKLYVFTAIKVAKLKRIRSQI from the exons ATGTTCCCATGGTTAATGAATTCCACTGGTAGGCTTGAGGAGTTAAATCTTGCAAATAATGAGCTCAAAGGCCAAATACCTGTATCCTTGTTTCATAGTTGCAATTTGGTAGAACTAGACCTATCCAAGAACAACTTGATAGGGGACTTTCATGAATATATTCGAGAGTTTTCTCGTTGTGCTCATAAACCCTTAAAATTCTTGGATATGGGATGGAATGAAATTACGGGGATGGTGCCTGACCTCTCTCACTCTCAGCTTCAATCTTTGCATGTGTTACGACTTGATAACAACAGGTTAAGTGGAACTATACATGAAGGTATTGGACAACTATCCAACTTAACTCACTTAAACCTTGGGAATAACTTCCTGACAGGTTTGATAACTGAAGCTCATTTCTCAAGACTTTCCACTCTTTACACTTTGGATTTGTCTCATAATGCATTGGCTTTTAATGTTAGCGTCGATTGGATTCCCcctttcaatttaattaacatttATTTGGCCCGTTGCAAGTTGGGGCCTGACTTTCCAACATGGCTTCATACCCAAACCATGATTGACTATTTGGATATTTCCTGTGCTGGAATTTCTAGCACTGTTCCAAATTGGTTTTGGGAACCTCTTCCTCAGATGATGTATTTGAATATTTCTCATAACTGTTTTCGAGGAAAAATTGAAGGCCCAATTCTACCAGCTATTGTTTCTGACCAAGGTCTTTCAATTGATTTGAGCTTCAATTTATTTGAAGGCCCAATTCCAGCATTCCTTTCAACTGCTTCTCAAACTTTTTTCTCCAATAACATATTTTCAATTGCAGATCCTCTTTTATGTGCAAACTCGACCAAATACATGAGATTTATGGATTTGTCAAACAACGATCTAAGAGGAGAACTTTCGGATTGTTGGAGGGGTTTTGAGTTATTGGTCGTCCTAGATTTATCCAATAATCAGTTGTATGGAAATATGCCAAAATCTCTGGGGTCTTTAAGAAATATCCAGTCAATACAATTTGAAGGCAATAATTTTTCAGGAGAGATACCATCATCCCTGAATAATTGCACACAACTACAAATTTTTGATGTTGCAGATAATAAGTTGTCAGGAAGAATACCAAGCTGGATTGGAGATAATATTCCAAACCTACTTGTACTTAGCTTACGTTCCAATAATTTTCATG ATCCTCTTTTATGTGCAAACTCGACCAAATACATGAGATTTATGGATTTGTCAAACAACGACCTTAGAGGAGAACTTTCGGATTATTGGATGAGTTTTGAGTTATTGGTCGTCCTAGATTTATCCAATAATCAGTTTTATGGAAACATGCCAAAATCTTTGGGGTCATTAAGAAATATCAAGTCAATACATTTAGGAGGGAATAATTTTTCAGGAGAGATACCATCATCCTTGAATAATTGCACACAACTACAAGTTTTTGATGTTGCAGGTAATAAGTTGTCAGGAAGAATACCAAGCTGGATTGGAGATAATATTCCAAACCTACTTGTACTTAACTTACATTCCAATAATTTTCATGGTAACATTCCATTAAGCATGTGCAATCTTCATGAACTCCATGTCTTTGACCTCTCTCTCAATACTCTCTCTGGCAATATACCTAAATGCATATGTAATCTTTCTGCTATGGCCACTCTTGCAAATTCAAATGCAACCATTACCGATAATTTTACCATCGGAATTTATAATGATAGCACATCACTCATATGGAAAGGAAAAATGTCAAAATATAGAAGCACCCTGGGATTCTTGAGAAGTATTGATTTCTCCAGCAACAGATTAACAGGGAAAATACCAAGTGAGATGATGACTCTTATTGGCTTGGTTTCTTTAAATCTTTCAAGGAATTTGTTTAGTGGACACATTCCTCCAACTATTGGACAGCTGAAGTCAATAGATTTTCTTGATCTATCCAGAAATCATTTGTCAGGAACAATTCCTTCACAGCTTGCTCAGATTGACCGTCTCAGTGTTCTTGACTTGTCATACAATGATTTATCTGGAGAAATCCCACTTGGCACGCAACTTCAAACTAGGGATGCTTCTGATTATGCAGGAAATCCAAAACTTTGTGGTGCTCCCCTCAACAATACTTGTCCCATTCATGGTCACCAGATCAGTGAACATGAtgctgatggtgatgatgatgaacaaTTTGTAAGCGAGGGGTTCTACATTGCTATGGCTGCTGGATTTGTTATGGCATTTTGGGGAGTTTGCTTCTCATTGATTTTGAAGAAATCTTGGAGATATGCTTATTTCAAGTTGTTGAGTGATGTCTATGACAAGCTCTATGTATTTACAGCGATCAAGGTGGCCAAGCTGAAAAGGATCAGATCTCAAATATGA